One Carassius auratus strain Wakin chromosome 4, ASM336829v1, whole genome shotgun sequence DNA segment encodes these proteins:
- the LOC113065989 gene encoding uncharacterized protein LOC113065989 isoform X2 produces MEFIKEESGDIKIGEVFSIRHEDTETQTEFHHNQSATVDVPNPKESFTTPKNYCYVCKKPQSKISRHLKLHENSEKEIAFAFSLPKHSQDRKRLLEKLRNRGNYQHNQEVIERKRGPLKIRRRTGRSEIELSAKTFVHCVYCKGLFVRKELWRHTRRCPSKMSEATDKAKVLDLADIAESIFSQPISLEVWKILGKMKNDDISSVVRNDFLILLLSQCLYNKHGGDPTKSEYIRQKARELGRLLLELRRKYSIYSFEDAVKPNNFYKVVEAVQDVAGYDENTHLYKTPSLPLKLGHSLNKIGDIILCRAIAIEDDVMTRAAEQFKRLCSSEWTGHVSHAALATLNKSKFSKPSTIPFTQDVQLLHQYLEKKSVEAFESLKNHESSQTYAELAKVTLAQVKIFNRCSAGEVSKMTLECFKKRNQTELHEDMALGLSPFEQKMSKHFSRVEIMDKKGRKVAILFNSELVRAIEIIVEKRDACEVDRDNPFLFGRPDCSPTSFFRGQDCIKLFATQCGVKNPELLGSPQLRKQVATVSQILSLKDNELDQLANFLGLHILVHRDYYRLPDATIEIAKIANLLQAMEKGDLARFQGKTLNEIEIEDEIDLELDEEEISDEDEESGPVHVVMA; encoded by the exons atggagtttattaaagaagAGAGTGGAGACATTAAGATTGGAGAAGTATTCAGTATCAGACATGAAGATACTGAGACACAAACAG AGTTTCATCATAACCAGTCAGCGACAGTGGATGTGCCAAACCCCAAAGAATCTTTCACCACCCCCAAAAATTACTGCTACGTCTGCAAGAAACCTCAGTCTAAAATTTCACGTCACCTCAAACTGCATGAAAACAGCGAGAAGGAAATTGCTTTTGCATTCTCTCTCCCTAAACACTCCCAGGACAGAAAACGGTTACTTGAGAAGCTACGAAACAGAGGCAACTACCAACACAATCAAGAGGTTATAGAAAGAAAAAGAGGACCACTGAAAATAAGGAGGCGCACCGGAAGGTCAGAAATCGAACTTAGTGCCAAAACATTTGTGCATTGTGTATACTGTAAAGGCCTGTTTGTTCGCAAGGAGCTGTGGCGCCATACACGGAGATGCCCTTCAAAGATGTCTGAAGCTACTGACAAGGCCAAAGTATTAGATTTGGCTGATATTGCAGAGTCAATATTCTCTCAACCAATATCTCTTGAGGTGTGGAAGATCTTGGGAAAAATGAAGAATGATGACATTTCATCAGTAGTTCGAAATGATTTCCTCATACTTCTGTTGAGTCAGTGTCTTTACAACAAGCATGGCGGCGACCCAACAAAATCTGAATACATCAGACAGAAGGCTCGAGAACTGGGAAGACTCTTGCTAGAGTTGAGAAGAAAATATTCCATCTATAGCTTTGAAGATGCTGTGAAACCGAACAATTTTTACAAAGTCGTTGAGGCTGTGCAAGATGTTGCTGGTTACGATGAAAACACCCATTTGTACAAGACGCCAAGTCTTCCACTGAAGTTAGGACATTCACTTAACAAGATTGGGGACATTATTCTCTGCAGGGCCATCGCAATAGAGGATGATGTTATGACAAGAGCAGCAGAGCAATTCAAAAGACTGTGCTCAAGTGAATGGACGGGACATGTCTCCCATGCTGCTCTTGCTACTTTGAACAAATCAAAGTTCAGCAAACCATCTACTATACCATTCACACAGGACGTGCAGCTTCTCCATCAGTACCTAGAGAAGAAATCGGTTGAAGCATTTGAAAGCCTGAAAAATCATGAGTCTTCACAAACATATGCAGAACTTGCCAAAGTGACGCTTGCACAAgtaaaaatattcaacagatgTAGTGCAGGAGAAGTCTCCAAAATGACGCTTGAGTGCTTTAAGAAAAGAAACCAGACTGAGCTCCACGAGGACATGGCTCTAGGTCTCTCTCCATTTGAACAAAAAATGTCCAAGCATTTCAGCAGAGTAGAGATCATGGACAAGAAAGGGAGAAAGGTTGCCATCTTGTTCAATTCTGAACTTGTCAGGGCCATTGAAATTATTGTGGAGAAGAGAGATGCATGTGAAGTAGACCGGGACAACCCCTTCCTATTTGGGAGACCAGATTGCTCCCCCACCAGCTTCTTCAGAGGACAGGACTGCATCAAGCTTTTTGCAACTCAGTGTGGTGTGAAGAACCCAGAACTTCTCGGGTCTCCACAGCTCCGCAAACAAGTGGCAACAGTGTCCCAGATTCTCAGTCTTAAGGATAACGAGCTGGACCAACTTGCCAACTTTTTGGGCCTTCACATTCTGGTCCATAGGGACTATTATCGGTTACCAGATGCAACTATAGAAATCGCAAAAATCGCAAATCTGCTACAAGCAATGGAAAAAGGAGATCTCGCAAGATTCCAAGGAAAAACACTCAATGAAATTGAGATTGAAG ATGAAATTGATCTGGAATTAGACGAGGAAGAAATaagtgatgaagatgaagagtcAGGTCCTGTCCATGTTGTAATGG CTTAA